A single genomic interval of Solimonas sp. K1W22B-7 harbors:
- a CDS encoding TetR/AcrR family transcriptional regulator — MSAAAARKPRPAPRPRRGAPEDTRRRLVAAAAEVFNREGYEGTDSNRLARAAGYAPGTFYKHFRDKREIFLAVYAEWVDREWEDVSAALDLSGGAAVRAARIVDLLLTHHRRWSGLRASLRMLTVADPAVREFYRGQRRRQFTLLQRLRVTAGDPPCTREQDALLLFTLERTADAMAEDEAEALGLDAAAMRGLLVELVAGRLRPM; from the coding sequence ATGAGCGCGGCTGCCGCGCGCAAGCCCCGGCCGGCACCGCGCCCGCGCCGCGGCGCGCCGGAGGACACGCGCCGGCGCCTGGTCGCCGCCGCCGCCGAGGTGTTCAACCGCGAGGGCTACGAGGGCACGGACTCCAACCGCCTGGCCCGCGCCGCGGGCTATGCGCCGGGCACCTTCTACAAGCACTTCCGCGACAAGCGCGAAATCTTCCTGGCGGTCTACGCCGAGTGGGTGGACCGCGAGTGGGAGGACGTCAGCGCGGCGCTGGACCTCTCGGGTGGCGCCGCCGTGCGCGCGGCGCGCATCGTCGATCTGCTGCTGACGCATCACCGCCGCTGGAGCGGCCTGCGCGCCAGCCTGCGCATGCTCACCGTGGCCGATCCGGCAGTGCGCGAGTTCTACCGCGGGCAGCGGCGGAGGCAGTTCACGCTGCTGCAGCGCCTGCGCGTCACCGCCGGCGATCCGCCCTGCACGCGCGAACAGGACGCGCTGCTGCTGTTCACGCTGGAGCGCACGGCGGACGCGATGGCGGAGGATGAGGCGGAGGCGCTGGGGCTGGATGCCGCTGCGATGCGCGGGCTGCTGGTGGAGTTGGTGGCGGGGCGGCTGCGGCCGATGTAG
- a CDS encoding peptidase M19, producing the protein MSQRILGMLAILAAAGLSACGSSKPVEGASETPRGAPVTRYDMANACYALEAVGTKRYAQRDGDGAYAASVDRSDATPFFMKPTALGKYLFFSDNESMMAATGGTVGSAAQPGDAADWTVDTDAAGDFTVYSVGAARYLSVDAASGALTLASAPAKFDFVPARGCKPFPEIQTDAAGASFKGQGVDKPVLGFAEVHSHVSATSFLGGGHYGRPFHRFGVTQALGNCAVQHGPGGALDLVGNLMGGAGSPLATHETQGWPTFVDWPARDSLMHEAMYYKWIERAWLAGMRIMVNNVVENEVLCRLQSLVNTAKLSNLDLGSLVQTVSEIPTPQYCNEMESAISQVQYLRDMEGYIDAQEGGPGKGWFRIVTTPQQAREVINQGKLAVVLGIEISHLFNCKVSQPGGLVEAASCDKEEIDSQLDRLAEIGVRQMFPIHEFDNGLGGNGIFDGLILNFGNFLDTGSFWATYDCPEDEYFYGAGAHMTTSLPAPADPLTNLLHSLTQGLLPLYPSKAQCNARAMTDLGHYALERMMDKKMIIEVDHLELKMKTQLLDMADERAPVYPLVSTHGGHGGISMTQAHRLLQGGGLLYPSKGNGKQYAEQLTKLRPLKDNRYLFAMGYGADTNGLAAQSGPRGADAEPVRYPFTLFRGPGWGPQFSRVQPIVFDQSKVPEGNRNFDINAEGLAQYGMIADWVEEVRLEGGQQAVTDLYNSAEAYLQTWERTVNR; encoded by the coding sequence ATGTCGCAGCGGATTCTGGGAATGCTGGCGATCTTGGCCGCGGCCGGTTTGTCGGCCTGCGGTTCGAGCAAGCCGGTGGAGGGTGCCAGCGAGACTCCCCGCGGCGCGCCGGTGACGCGCTACGACATGGCCAACGCCTGCTATGCCCTGGAGGCCGTGGGGACGAAGCGCTACGCGCAGCGCGATGGCGACGGTGCCTACGCCGCCAGCGTCGACCGGTCCGATGCCACGCCGTTCTTCATGAAGCCGACGGCCCTGGGCAAGTACCTGTTCTTCTCCGACAACGAGTCGATGATGGCCGCGACCGGCGGTACCGTCGGCAGTGCCGCCCAGCCGGGCGATGCCGCGGACTGGACCGTCGACACCGACGCCGCCGGCGATTTCACGGTCTACTCGGTCGGCGCCGCGCGCTACCTTTCGGTCGATGCCGCCAGCGGCGCACTGACGCTGGCTTCCGCTCCGGCCAAGTTCGATTTCGTCCCGGCGCGGGGTTGCAAGCCCTTCCCGGAAATCCAGACCGACGCCGCCGGCGCCAGCTTCAAGGGCCAGGGTGTCGACAAGCCGGTGCTGGGCTTCGCCGAGGTGCACTCGCACGTCAGCGCCACCAGCTTCCTCGGCGGCGGTCACTACGGCCGTCCGTTCCACCGCTTCGGCGTGACGCAGGCCCTGGGCAACTGCGCCGTGCAGCACGGCCCCGGCGGCGCACTGGACCTGGTCGGCAACCTGATGGGCGGCGCCGGCAGTCCGCTGGCGACGCACGAGACCCAGGGCTGGCCGACCTTCGTCGACTGGCCGGCGCGCGATTCGCTGATGCACGAGGCCATGTACTACAAATGGATCGAGCGTGCCTGGCTGGCCGGCATGCGCATCATGGTCAACAACGTGGTCGAGAACGAGGTGCTGTGCCGCCTGCAGTCTCTGGTCAACACCGCCAAGCTTTCCAACCTCGATCTCGGCAGCCTGGTGCAGACCGTCAGCGAAATCCCGACGCCGCAGTACTGCAACGAAATGGAGAGCGCGATCTCGCAGGTGCAGTACCTGCGCGACATGGAAGGCTACATCGACGCCCAGGAAGGCGGGCCCGGCAAGGGCTGGTTCCGCATCGTCACCACGCCGCAGCAGGCGCGCGAGGTGATCAACCAGGGCAAGCTGGCGGTGGTGCTCGGCATCGAAATCTCGCACCTGTTCAACTGCAAGGTGTCGCAGCCGGGCGGCCTGGTGGAAGCCGCCAGCTGCGACAAGGAAGAGATCGACTCGCAGCTCGACCGTCTTGCCGAGATCGGCGTGCGCCAGATGTTCCCGATCCACGAGTTCGACAACGGCCTGGGCGGCAACGGCATCTTCGACGGCCTGATCCTGAACTTCGGCAACTTTCTCGACACCGGCAGCTTCTGGGCCACCTACGACTGCCCGGAGGACGAGTACTTCTACGGCGCCGGCGCGCACATGACCACCTCGCTGCCGGCGCCGGCGGACCCGCTGACCAACCTGCTGCACAGCCTGACGCAGGGCCTGCTGCCGCTGTATCCGTCCAAGGCGCAGTGCAACGCCCGCGCGATGACCGACCTGGGCCACTATGCGCTGGAGCGCATGATGGACAAGAAGATGATCATCGAGGTGGATCATCTCGAGCTGAAGATGAAGACGCAGCTGCTGGACATGGCCGACGAGCGCGCGCCGGTCTACCCGCTGGTCTCGACCCACGGCGGCCACGGCGGCATCAGCATGACGCAGGCACACCGCCTGCTGCAGGGCGGCGGCCTGCTGTATCCCTCCAAGGGCAATGGCAAGCAGTACGCGGAGCAACTGACCAAGCTGCGCCCGCTGAAGGACAACCGCTACCTGTTCGCGATGGGCTACGGCGCCGACACCAACGGCCTGGCCGCGCAGTCGGGCCCGCGCGGAGCGGACGCCGAGCCGGTGCGCTATCCCTTCACGCTGTTCCGCGGCCCGGGCTGGGGCCCGCAGTTCTCGCGCGTGCAGCCGATCGTGTTCGATCAGTCCAAGGTGCCGGAAGGCAACCGCAACTTCGACATCAACGCCGAGGGGCTGGCGCAGTACGGCATGATCGCGGACTGGGTGGAGGAGGTCAGGCTGGAGGGTGGGCAGCAGGCGGTGACGGACCTGTACAACTCGGCCGAGGCTTACCTGCAGACCTGGGAGCGGACGGTCAATCGCTGA
- a CDS encoding AraC family transcriptional regulator — translation MKLPPDINQPSIPVSYLQLMVEIMAERGIGEERLLAGVPIDPATLSQPEARMSAYQWTLLAMNGIRLSGDPGLGYEYGLRMRPTSHGFLGYATMSCRSMQEAMEITIRYVQARQRNFTMSLREDAGYGAIELREKHPIPVLRAFFIENILIGLARGGSAILGMELRDFEGAEISFDWPEPPYHAAYRDRLPAIRFNQPANLLRFPLRYLQLRPVLADPHASQQAIALCERELAQAGGLQDGVGLRVCGELTLAPEGGYPNVDTVAARLHMSGRSLKRKLQSEGTSYLALLEDVRQRDAFQLLRHSTLELQQIAARLGYTNPANFTRAFRKWTGDAPSVYRRRLLEENSG, via the coding sequence ATGAAACTCCCGCCCGACATCAACCAGCCTTCGATCCCGGTCTCCTACCTGCAGCTGATGGTGGAGATCATGGCCGAGCGCGGCATCGGCGAAGAGCGGCTGCTGGCCGGGGTGCCGATCGACCCGGCGACGCTGTCGCAGCCCGAGGCGCGCATGTCGGCCTACCAGTGGACGCTGCTGGCGATGAACGGCATCCGCCTGTCCGGCGATCCCGGCCTGGGCTACGAGTACGGCCTGCGCATGCGCCCGACCTCGCATGGCTTCCTGGGCTACGCCACGATGAGCTGCCGCTCCATGCAGGAGGCCATGGAGATCACGATCCGTTACGTGCAGGCACGGCAGCGCAACTTCACCATGAGCCTGCGCGAAGACGCCGGCTACGGCGCCATCGAGCTGCGCGAGAAGCATCCGATCCCGGTGCTGCGCGCCTTCTTCATCGAGAACATCCTGATCGGCCTGGCCCGCGGCGGCTCGGCGATCCTGGGCATGGAGCTGCGCGACTTCGAGGGCGCCGAGATTTCCTTCGACTGGCCCGAGCCGCCCTACCACGCCGCCTACCGCGACCGCCTGCCCGCGATCCGCTTCAACCAGCCCGCCAACCTGTTGCGCTTTCCGCTGCGCTACCTGCAGCTGCGCCCGGTGCTGGCCGACCCGCATGCCTCGCAGCAGGCGATCGCACTCTGCGAGCGCGAGCTGGCCCAGGCCGGCGGCCTGCAGGACGGCGTGGGCCTGCGCGTCTGCGGCGAACTGACGCTGGCGCCGGAGGGCGGCTATCCCAACGTAGACACCGTGGCCGCGCGCCTGCACATGTCTGGCCGCAGCCTGAAGCGCAAGCTGCAGTCCGAAGGCACCAGCTACCTCGCGCTGCTGGAGGACGTGCGCCAGCGCGACGCCTTCCAGCTGCTGCGCCACAGCACCCTGGAGCTGCAGCAGATCGCCGCGCGCCTGGGCTATACCAATCCGGCCAATTTCACCCGTGCTTTCCGCAAATGGACCGGCGATGCGCCCAGCGTGTATCGCCGCCGTCTGCTGGAAGAAAACTCAGGCTAG
- a CDS encoding flavin-containing monooxygenase: MGKAERMERQPDYEAIVIGTGFGGMGAAIELKRLGIDSLLMLDRNDDLGGTWHVNTYPGLAVDIASFTYSYSFEPNPWWERLYARGAELKKYAEHVAEKYDLRRHMRFNTAVQQAVWDETNRLWSVHVQGGEPITARFLLTATGFLSQPKKPDIPGIESFKGKVIHTAAWDHDYPLEGKRAAVIGTGATAVQLLPKIAPQLARLDVYQRTAIWVTPKVDGPIPMALRRLFAALPAAQRSARLVSSGILEAIMVTGVLYNKQLPMLTRTMERACKAHIARQIKDPELRRKLTPDYSFGCKRPTFSNTYYPTFNRANVELVTEGIERIEPDAIVSRDGSRRPIDTLILATGFSLWEENFPAIKIVGRQGKDLGAWWRGTSFQAYEGVAVPGFPNLFCLNSPYAYNGLSFFTTIEGQMKHIARLVGELRRKSAHSFEVSESANDAFVADMKQRVGSSVFVNGNCASSRSYYFNQHGEATLLRPTSTLSGLRQASRFPLKDYHFA; encoded by the coding sequence ATGGGCAAGGCAGAACGGATGGAACGGCAACCCGACTACGAGGCCATCGTGATCGGCACCGGTTTCGGCGGCATGGGCGCGGCGATCGAGCTCAAGCGCCTGGGCATCGACTCGCTGCTGATGCTGGACCGCAACGACGATCTCGGCGGCACCTGGCACGTCAACACCTACCCGGGCCTGGCGGTGGACATTGCCTCCTTCACCTACTCCTATTCCTTCGAGCCGAACCCCTGGTGGGAGCGTCTCTACGCACGCGGAGCGGAGCTGAAGAAATACGCCGAGCACGTCGCGGAGAAGTACGACCTGCGCCGCCACATGCGCTTCAACACCGCGGTGCAGCAGGCAGTCTGGGACGAGACCAACCGCCTCTGGAGCGTGCACGTCCAGGGTGGCGAGCCGATCACCGCGCGCTTCCTGCTGACCGCGACCGGCTTTTTGTCGCAGCCGAAGAAGCCGGACATCCCGGGCATCGAAAGTTTCAAGGGCAAGGTCATCCACACCGCCGCCTGGGACCACGACTACCCGCTGGAGGGCAAGCGCGCCGCCGTCATCGGCACCGGCGCCACCGCCGTGCAGCTGCTGCCGAAGATCGCGCCGCAGCTGGCGCGGCTGGACGTCTACCAGCGCACCGCGATCTGGGTGACGCCGAAGGTCGACGGCCCGATCCCGATGGCGCTGCGGCGCCTGTTCGCCGCGCTGCCGGCGGCGCAGCGCTCGGCGCGCCTGGTCAGCTCCGGCATCCTCGAGGCGATCATGGTCACCGGCGTGCTCTACAACAAGCAGCTGCCGATGCTGACGCGCACGATGGAACGCGCCTGCAAGGCGCACATCGCCCGCCAGATCAAGGACCCGGAACTGCGCCGCAAGCTGACGCCGGACTACAGCTTCGGCTGCAAGCGCCCGACCTTCTCCAACACCTATTACCCGACCTTCAACCGCGCCAACGTCGAGCTGGTGACCGAGGGCATCGAGCGCATCGAGCCGGATGCCATCGTCAGCCGCGACGGCAGCCGCCGGCCGATCGACACCCTGATCCTGGCCACCGGCTTCTCGCTCTGGGAAGAGAACTTCCCGGCGATAAAAATCGTCGGCCGCCAGGGCAAGGACCTGGGCGCCTGGTGGCGCGGCACGAGTTTCCAGGCCTACGAAGGTGTCGCGGTGCCGGGCTTCCCGAACCTGTTCTGCCTCAACAGCCCCTACGCCTACAACGGCCTGTCCTTCTTCACCACCATCGAGGGCCAGATGAAGCACATCGCCCGCCTGGTCGGCGAGCTGCGGCGCAAGAGCGCGCACAGCTTCGAGGTCTCCGAATCGGCCAACGATGCCTTCGTGGCCGACATGAAGCAGCGCGTCGGGAGTTCGGTGTTCGTCAACGGCAACTGCGCCAGCTCGCGCAGCTACTATTTCAATCAGCATGGCGAGGCGACCCTGTTGCGGCCCACTTCGACCCTCTCCGGCCTGCGCCAGGCCAGCCGTTTTCCCCTCAAGGACTATCACTTCGCCTGA
- a CDS encoding nuclear transport factor 2 family protein, with protein MDSQSLEARLQKLEDAEAIRTLKARYLFACDRKDTVAMRGCFVDGKLHIDYGVVGTFDNADALVKLFNEVGCHPHMVEMHHGANPQIEVLDASRARGTWSLHYFLVNTQAKSLTQLAGYYEDEYRKDGGAWKISSTKFIATSTLALDYTHGALQALFAGAPPPAAG; from the coding sequence ATGGACAGCCAGTCCCTCGAAGCCCGCCTGCAGAAGCTGGAAGACGCCGAAGCCATCCGCACGCTCAAGGCGCGCTACCTGTTCGCCTGCGACCGCAAGGACACCGTCGCCATGCGCGGCTGCTTCGTCGACGGCAAGCTGCACATCGACTACGGCGTGGTCGGCACCTTCGACAATGCCGACGCGCTGGTGAAGCTGTTCAATGAGGTCGGCTGCCATCCGCACATGGTGGAAATGCACCACGGCGCCAACCCACAGATCGAGGTGCTGGACGCCAGCCGCGCCCGCGGCACCTGGAGCCTGCATTACTTCCTGGTCAACACCCAGGCGAAGAGCCTGACCCAGCTCGCCGGCTACTACGAGGACGAATACCGCAAGGACGGCGGCGCCTGGAAGATCAGCAGCACGAAGTTCATCGCCACCTCGACCCTGGCGCTGGACTACACCCACGGTGCCCTGCAGGCCCTGTTCGCGGGTGCGCCGCCGCCTGCGGCGGGCTGA
- a CDS encoding alpha/beta fold hydrolase: MKQVQTRVGPLAYAEQGSGTPLVLLHSAGHDHRDFDAILPQLAQRHRVIALDWPGFGGSPAPQPASALSASLVGEVLEDAVAALGLERAVFLGNSVGGMAAARLAARQPGRVRGLVLVSSGGFTPMNAVTRAFCRVQGREWVRRHTGRWFARAYLRRRNAHTAEILQRFEATHARPATLAAHAALWRSFAEDASSVSQEARAIRCPTLLAWGRHDPVSRSKVEGRCAREAIAGARYVEFDTGHMPFAEDPPAFLQELLPFLDGLPA, from the coding sequence ATGAAACAGGTCCAGACCCGCGTAGGCCCGCTGGCCTATGCCGAGCAGGGCAGCGGCACGCCGCTGGTGCTGCTGCATTCGGCCGGCCATGACCACCGCGACTTCGACGCGATCCTGCCGCAGCTGGCGCAGCGCCACCGCGTGATCGCGCTGGACTGGCCCGGCTTCGGCGGCTCGCCGGCGCCACAGCCGGCCTCGGCGCTCAGCGCCAGCCTGGTCGGCGAGGTGCTGGAGGACGCCGTGGCGGCCCTGGGCCTGGAGCGCGCGGTGTTCCTCGGCAACTCTGTCGGCGGCATGGCCGCTGCGCGGCTGGCGGCGCGCCAGCCGGGGCGGGTGCGCGGCCTGGTGCTGGTGTCTTCCGGCGGGTTCACGCCGATGAACGCGGTGACCCGCGCCTTCTGCCGCGTGCAGGGCCGCGAATGGGTGCGCCGCCACACCGGCCGCTGGTTCGCCCGTGCCTACCTGCGCCGCCGCAATGCCCACACCGCCGAGATCCTGCAGCGCTTCGAGGCCACCCATGCGCGGCCGGCGACGCTGGCCGCGCATGCCGCGCTGTGGCGCAGCTTTGCCGAGGACGCCAGCAGCGTCAGCCAGGAAGCCCGTGCGATCCGCTGCCCGACACTGCTGGCCTGGGGCCGGCATGACCCGGTGTCGCGCAGCAAGGTGGAGGGGCGCTGCGCCCGCGAGGCGATCGCCGGTGCGCGCTACGTCGAGTTCGACACCGGCCACATGCCCTTTGCCGAGGACCCGCCGGCCTTCCTGCAGGAGCTGCTGCCCTTCCTCGACGGCCTGCCGGCATGA
- a CDS encoding 2OG-Fe dioxygenase family protein produces MTRPVPLPPAPPDLTVLREPLARDGHVFVQGAAMQPLLDTVGSLADWPQFAASWDDLALDPHMADGGRYRRRRHAVYAAPATGPIERQPHQPHYQSLDYNRLNGGVARWFEPLLPQIGDGASLRTLLAFCRDLFSGLSPEVRRWHVEAHQFRIEARAGEAGQPTPEGVHRDGVDWVLVLLVRRHNIASGVTTIHRPDGSPLGSFALTAPCDATLVDDNRVYHGVTAVQPLDPAQPAYRDVLVLTFRREG; encoded by the coding sequence ATGACCCGCCCCGTTCCCCTGCCGCCTGCCCCGCCCGACCTGACGGTCCTGCGGGAGCCGCTTGCGCGCGATGGCCATGTCTTCGTGCAGGGCGCGGCGATGCAACCCTTGCTGGACACTGTCGGGAGCCTGGCCGACTGGCCGCAGTTCGCCGCCAGCTGGGACGACCTGGCCCTGGACCCGCACATGGCCGATGGTGGCCGTTACCGGCGGCGGCGCCATGCGGTCTACGCTGCCCCGGCGACCGGCCCCATCGAGCGCCAGCCGCACCAGCCGCACTACCAGAGCCTGGACTACAACCGGCTCAACGGCGGCGTCGCCCGCTGGTTCGAACCGCTGCTGCCCCAGATCGGTGACGGCGCCAGCCTGCGCACGCTGCTGGCATTCTGCCGCGACCTGTTCAGCGGGCTGTCGCCGGAGGTACGGCGCTGGCATGTCGAGGCGCACCAGTTCCGCATCGAGGCGCGCGCCGGCGAAGCCGGCCAGCCCACCCCCGAGGGTGTGCATCGCGACGGCGTCGACTGGGTGCTGGTGCTGCTGGTGCGGCGCCACAACATCGCCAGCGGCGTGACCACGATCCATCGTCCGGACGGCAGCCCCCTGGGCAGCTTCGCGCTGACCGCGCCCTGCGACGCGACCCTGGTCGACGACAACCGGGTCTATCACGGCGTCACTGCCGTGCAGCCGCTGGACCCGGCGCAGCCGGCGTATCGGGACGTGCTGGTGCTGACGTTCCGGCGCGAAGGCTGA
- a CDS encoding CBS domain-containing protein, with translation MKVSECMSRDVCVAVPGMSLRDAAALMGDIDAGALPVRDEDRLVGMITDRDIAIRGIAMGLGPDSRVGEVMSRELKYCYEDEDTEHVVRNMGDIQVRRLPVLNRDKRLVGIVALADLACAARDRANLGAALSDISRESGLHSQSLPRTH, from the coding sequence ATGAAAGTAAGCGAATGTATGAGCCGGGATGTCTGCGTGGCCGTGCCGGGCATGAGCCTGCGCGACGCCGCGGCCCTGATGGGCGATATCGACGCCGGCGCACTGCCGGTGCGTGACGAGGACCGCCTGGTCGGCATGATCACCGACCGCGACATTGCAATCCGCGGCATCGCCATGGGCCTGGGGCCGGATTCCCGGGTCGGCGAGGTCATGAGCCGCGAGCTGAAGTACTGCTACGAGGACGAGGATACCGAGCACGTGGTGCGCAACATGGGCGACATCCAGGTGCGCCGCCTGCCGGTGCTCAACCGCGACAAACGACTGGTCGGTATCGTGGCTTTGGCCGACCTGGCCTGCGCGGCTCGCGACCGCGCCAACCTGGGCGCGGCCCTGAGCGATATTTCGCGGGAGAGCGGATTGCATTCGCAGAGCCTGCCGCGGACGCATTAG
- a CDS encoding patatin-like phospholipase family protein produces the protein MSRKKDRPRRALVIGCGGVLGGAWSIATLATLQRELDWDPREAEILIGTSSGAVLSALLGAGVPVERMVASQRGEAPDCVWNHDRDTGGVLPPLPAAQWPGLPLARLGLQRRISAFTAATGLLPRGSADMAPFRRLIGSVVPQGQWAPHENTWIVGVDVDSGERVAFGREDAPEIPLDLAVCASYGVPGWCPPVEWQGRRYLDGGIASPTSADLLLGSGVTEALVLAPMASSEPDRPLSPLAKVERRVRRHMTSILDRELAQLEAAGIRTIRLEPGPEDLAAIGYNMMDHRRRRHVFDVAQRSSERALRAALQ, from the coding sequence ATGAGCCGGAAGAAGGACAGGCCGCGCCGCGCCCTGGTGATCGGCTGCGGCGGCGTGCTTGGCGGTGCCTGGAGCATCGCCACGCTGGCGACGCTGCAGCGCGAGCTGGACTGGGACCCGCGCGAGGCGGAGATCCTGATCGGTACTTCCAGCGGTGCCGTGCTGTCGGCGCTGCTGGGTGCCGGCGTCCCGGTGGAGCGCATGGTCGCCAGCCAGCGCGGCGAGGCGCCGGACTGCGTCTGGAACCATGACCGTGATACCGGCGGCGTGCTGCCGCCGCTGCCGGCGGCGCAATGGCCCGGCCTGCCGCTGGCACGCCTGGGCCTGCAGCGCCGTATCTCTGCGTTCACCGCCGCCACCGGCCTGCTGCCGCGCGGCAGCGCGGACATGGCGCCGTTCCGCCGGCTGATCGGCAGCGTGGTGCCGCAGGGACAGTGGGCGCCGCACGAAAACACCTGGATCGTCGGCGTGGACGTCGACAGCGGCGAGCGTGTCGCCTTCGGCCGCGAGGACGCGCCCGAGATCCCGCTGGACCTCGCGGTCTGCGCTTCCTACGGCGTGCCCGGCTGGTGCCCGCCGGTGGAATGGCAGGGCCGCCGCTATCTCGACGGCGGCATCGCCTCGCCGACCTCGGCCGACCTGCTGCTGGGCAGCGGCGTGACCGAGGCGCTGGTACTGGCGCCGATGGCGTCCAGCGAGCCGGACCGGCCACTCTCGCCACTGGCGAAAGTGGAACGCCGCGTGCGCCGGCACATGACCTCGATCCTCGACCGCGAACTGGCGCAGCTGGAAGCGGCCGGCATCCGCACGATCCGGCTCGAGCCGGGCCCCGAGGATCTGGCTGCAATTGGCTACAACATGATGGATCACCGCCGCCGCCGTCATGTCTTCGACGTGGCGCAGCGCAGCAGCGAGCGCGCCCTGCGTGCGGCGCTGCAGTAA
- a CDS encoding SDR family oxidoreductase has protein sequence MAKQDLRGKVVAVTGGARGIGLQIAKALVEQGAQVAIGDIDEKLAQAAARPLGAHAAKLDVRDRESFAAFLDSARQELGPIDVLVNNAGIMPMGAFLDEPAELSTAQIDINFRGVIHGMQLALPEMLARGSGHIVNIASLAGRFGIPGAVVYTGTKFAVVGLTEAADAEYRGRGVHFTAVMPSKVRTELAAGTEAAGKGIPAVGPEDVAAAVVQALRRPQLFVAVPAFLKPAAAVMQLAPEWLIRLGRRAIGDNRILSKLDRGERRDYERRLDALAQPAAKAVRKKVRA, from the coding sequence ATGGCGAAGCAGGATTTGCGCGGCAAGGTGGTGGCGGTGACCGGCGGGGCGCGGGGCATCGGCCTGCAGATCGCCAAGGCCCTGGTGGAACAGGGCGCCCAGGTCGCCATCGGCGACATCGACGAAAAGCTGGCCCAGGCGGCTGCAAGGCCACTGGGGGCGCATGCCGCGAAGCTCGACGTGCGCGACCGCGAGTCCTTCGCCGCCTTCCTCGATTCGGCCCGCCAGGAACTCGGCCCCATCGACGTGCTGGTCAACAACGCCGGCATCATGCCGATGGGCGCCTTCCTCGACGAGCCGGCCGAGTTGTCCACGGCGCAGATCGACATCAACTTCCGCGGCGTGATCCACGGCATGCAGCTGGCGCTGCCGGAGATGCTGGCGCGCGGCAGCGGCCACATCGTCAACATCGCCTCGCTGGCCGGGCGCTTCGGCATTCCCGGCGCGGTGGTCTATACCGGCACCAAGTTCGCGGTGGTGGGCCTGACCGAGGCGGCCGACGCGGAGTACCGCGGGCGCGGCGTGCATTTCACCGCGGTGATGCCTTCCAAGGTGCGCACCGAGCTGGCCGCGGGCACGGAGGCCGCGGGCAAGGGCATTCCTGCGGTGGGGCCGGAGGACGTGGCCGCGGCGGTGGTGCAGGCGCTGCGCCGGCCGCAGCTGTTCGTGGCCGTGCCGGCCTTCCTCAAGCCGGCCGCCGCGGTCATGCAGCTCGCACCCGAATGGCTCATCCGCCTGGGGCGCCGCGCGATCGGCGACAACCGCATCCTGTCGAAGCTGGACCGCGGCGAGCGCCGCGACTACGAGCGCCGCCTCGACGCACTGGCGCAGCCCGCCGCCAAGGCCGTGCGCAAGAAGGTACGGGCATGA